Proteins from a genomic interval of Alteromonas macleodii ATCC 27126:
- a CDS encoding DUF3392 family protein, with product MSELFSALSRALSPYYTEMSIMLMATILVVYGDLINGHVKRILAPYHFTIRVSLFVVLCAFGYGALTLYGAPFLKHTLAYLPWQYQGAGYVASFLLIGFLAERRRYI from the coding sequence ATGAGTGAACTTTTCAGTGCCCTTTCTCGCGCCCTAAGCCCCTATTACACCGAAATGAGCATTATGCTTATGGCCACTATTTTAGTGGTGTACGGCGACCTGATTAACGGCCATGTAAAACGCATACTGGCACCTTACCATTTCACCATTCGCGTTAGTTTGTTTGTAGTGCTGTGTGCCTTTGGCTATGGCGCTCTAACCTTGTACGGCGCACCTTTTTTAAAACACACCCTAGCCTACTTGCCCTGGCAGTACCAAGGAGCAGGCTATGTGGCATCATTTCTATTGATTGGCTTTTTGGCGGAGAGACGTAGGTATATTTAG